Genomic DNA from Desulfonema ishimotonii:
GTCGTCCTGGAGCTTCGCCCCAGGCTGTAATATTTCGCCCCTTCGGGGCTTTCAGAGATTTTTCAGGCAGGCAAAAACCGAAGCCATAATCGGGGCAGGGCGTTGGAACGAAAAACGGAATCATGATAAATCGCCAGCGGGCTTCAGCCCGGTTTCGCTCTCAGCCCGATGGTTTATCACCGGGCGTCACGGTGGTGTGATAAATGCGCCGCTATCGCTGCTCTGTGATACGACGCGGGAGCGTCGGGGATGTGCGTTCCAACGCAGAGTGCTGAAACGATACCTTGTGTTGTGTGTGGCGGAACGGGATTTGTGCAATTTCCGGGCACAAAAAAACCGGGTTCTCTCAAACCCGGTCTTTCCGTGCGCTGTGGTTCGCGCCCGATAATCTTGATTTAGCCCTTTGCGGCTATCTCCCCAGCTTCTGTTTAAAATCCGCAATGGTCTTCTGATAATCATCGCTTCCGAAAATCGCGGACCCGGCCACAAACACATCCACGCCTGCTGCGGAAATGCGCTCAATGGTTTTGCTGTTGACGCCGCCGTCAATCTGAATCAGGGGGGAAAGGCCCCTTTCCGCCAGCACCTCGCGCAGCCTGCGGATTTTATCCAGACTGTTTTCAATAAATGCCTGCCCGCCGAAGCCCGGATTGACACTCATAATCAGAATATAATCCACATCTTCCAGCACCCATTCGATGGCGGACAGCGGCGTTGCGGGGTTCAGGGTCACACCGGCCTTTGCGCCGCATGACTTGATCAGCTGAATGCTCCTGCTCAGGTGAACACAGGCCTCCGCGTGAACGGCGATCCAGTCGGCCCCGGCCTTTGCAAAATCCGGCACATACAGGTCCGGGTTTTCGATCATCAGGTGAACGTCCAGAGGAAGGTCCGTGGACTTTTTCGCGGCCTCGACGATAATCGGCCCCATCGTAATATTGGGCACAAAATGGCCGTCCATCACGTCAATGTGAATCCAGTCAGCCCCGGCCGCTTCAACCGCCTTTATCTCTTCGCCCAGCTTTGAAAAATCCGCAGAGAGGATTGAGGGAGCGATAAGTTTCATGTGCATATCTCCTTAAAAAATCTGATTTTTTTGCATGACCCGGAGGGACAGCTATCATATTTTGCGGCGAAAGCAAACCGAAAAAAAGCCGTCCATGCCGCTGGTGTGGGGCAGGGTTTTCAGATAGCCTTTTCCGGTCAGCAGCGGTCGGGCCGCATCCGGCAGACCTGCGGGATTCGTTTCCACTGCCATATCCGGGTGGCGGTCCGTAAAGGCGCGGACGACCATCCCGTTTTCCTCCGGCTCCGTGGTGCAGACGGCGTAGACCAGCAAACCGCCGGGGGCCAGCAGGGGCGCGAGATGACTTAAAAACCGCACCTGCCGCGCCTGATATTTTTGCAGATTCTTTTTGTCGGCAGACCACTTGGCGTCCGGGTTCCGGCGCAGCACCCCCAGGCCGGAGCAGGGCGCGTCCAGCAGGATGCGGTCAAACGTTCCCACCGTGTTTTCATTAAGAGGGCGGTGCAGGTCGTGGACATGGGGTTTCACAATGGTGATGCCGAGCCGTGCCATTTCGTCCGCCATTCGGGAGAGTTTATGGGCGACGTGGTCTGTGGCGAGAATTTCTCCCCGGTTTTCCATGATCTGGGCGATGTGGCCGGTCTTTCCCCCCAGCCCGGCGCAGGCGTCCAGCACCCGCTGGCCCGGCCTGGGGTCCAGCATATGGGCCACCATCTGGGCGGCCTCGTCCTGAACCTGAAACCAGCCCTTCTGAAAGGCGTCCAGTTCGGGAATGGCGCCTGCGGGGCTGGAAAAAGAGAGGCCTTCCGGTGAAAACCGCGTGGGCTGAATCTCCTGCACGGCCTGATCCAGCGATGCCATCAGGGTTTCGCGGGAGACCTTCAGGGTGTTGGTGCGCACCGTCAGCGGCGGAATGGTGTTGATGATCCGGCAGAGCTTTTCCGTCTCCCCATAGCCGAGGCGACCGATCCACCGCTTGACCAGCCACCGGGGAAAGGACTGGGCCGTTGCCAGGGAGAGTACCGGGTCTTTGTCCGGGTCGGGGAAGGAGACCTGACCGAGGTGTCGGTCCGCGTTTCGCAGCAGGCCGTTCACAAATCCCGTGGCCCAGGCCGCACCGCTTTTCCGGGCCAGTTCCACAGCCGTGTTGATCGCAGCCGAAACCGGAACCCGGTCCAGGTAAATCATCTGAAAAAGTCCCAGGCGGAGGATGTTGAGAACCGGCGGGGAGATCTTGCTGAGCCCGGTTCTGGAGAAGTGGCCGATGATGTGGTCGAGCCGTCCCTGCCAGCGGAGTACGCCGTAAGTCAGAGCATGGAACAGCCGCTGATCCCGTGGGGGCAGGGCGGGCATTTTTTCCAGAATGCTGTCGAGGGTCTGCTGTCGCTGGTCCAGTTCGTTGAGGACGGACAGGGCAGCCTGGCGTGCGTCGTGTGTCATCGGGTTAACAGTCAGGGGCTCGGAGGCATGTGCCGGGCGGCACCGTGCATCCCCTCAGAAAATCGCTGATCCTCAGCCGTTTGCCGGATGCGCCCTGAATCTCCAGAATCGAGAGCGCGCCCTTTCCGGTCGCCACCCACAGCTCATCCGGGAAGGCCGGAATCACCGTGCCGGGGGCGGCGTCGGTATCCGTGGACACGGGGCGGGCCTTAAAGATCTTCACCCGTCTGCCCTCCAGCCAGGTGAATGCGCCCGGCCACGGGGAGACCCCGCGAATCAGACATTCGATATCTCCGGCAGGCCGCTCCCAGTCGATCTGTCCGTCCCGCTTGGTGAGCAGGGGCGCATAAGTCGCTTGTTCCGAATCCTGGGGAACCGGGCGGATGTCATCGGCCTCGAATTTCTCCAGGGTTCTGATCAGGAGATCGGCCCCCAGCACCGAGAGTTTGTCGTGGAGGGTGCCGGAGGTGTCGTCCGGGCCGATGGCCATCTTTTCAACCAGCAGAATATCGCCGGTATCGAGTCCCCTGTCCATGAACATGGCGGTGACGCCGGTCTCTTTTTCGCCGTTGATGACCGCCCACTGAATCGGCGCGGAGCCCCGGTATCTGGGCAGAACAGAGGCATGAATATTGACAGCTCCCAGCCGGGGCAGATCAAGCAGCGGCTGGGACAGGATGTGGCCGAAGGCGATGACGATAAACAGGTCTGGTTCAATAGCGTTGAGGGTTTCCACGAAAGCCGCATCGCGCACGGTCTCCGGCTGAACCACCTCGTAGCCCAGCTTCAGGGCCGTCTCCTTCACCGGCGGCGGCATCAGTTTGCGCCCCCGCCCTTTGGGCCGGTCCGGCTGTGTTACCACCAGGGCAACCTCGTGCCTGCTCTCATGCAGTGCCCGGAGGGCTGGCACGGAAAAGTCCGGTGTGCCCATAAAAACGATTTTAAAGGGTTTCTTATCCATTCTGTTTCATATGTTTTCTGACACGCCGTTTGTAAAGTTGCCGCTTCAGCGAGCTGATGCGGTCAATGAACAATTTGCCGTGAAGGTGATCGATTTCATGTTGCAGCACGATGGCCAGAAAGTCGTCCCGCTCAATGCGGACCGGTTTCCCGTTGCGGTCCACGCCTTCGACCGCCACTGCCGCGTTGCGCTTTACGTCGGCCCGGAATTCGGGAACGCTCAGGCAGCCCTCGTTTTCCGAGATAACGGACCCCTCTGCCGAGACAATTTCCGGGTTGATCAGCACCTGAAGCGAGTGTTTTTCATCTCCGGGAGAATCGTCGTAGATGATCAGGCTTTTGTCCACCCCGACCTGTATGGCTGCCAGACCGACGCCCGGTGCTTCATACATGGTTGTTGCCATCTTATCAATCAGTTTCTGAAGTTCCCCGTCGATATTGTCCACCGCCTTGGTCGGGTTTGAGAGGAACTTGTCCGGATATGTTACAATTTTAAGTGTTTCCATGCCTAATAGCCTTTCTTGATACATCGGGTTTTCGTGTTGAACCGGTTCCGATTTCTAAAATAATCACGAAACTCCCGTTGACAAAGGATTCCGTCCGGTTTTAATGTGAAGCATCTGAACAAAGAATTCCGCACCGGGCGCTTTCTGATCCGGGTACAGCACAGGCAAATGGTTTTTATCAGGATCTGACGGACGCTGTGCCAGCCGGAAAAACAGATGTGTCAGGACCGTGATGTGTTCAACGTCAGAGGGTGTGTTCAATGTATTGCGCGATATGCTGCCGGATGATGGAATTACAGGGACAGGAGTCCGCGGGCGGTTGCAATGTCGTGCTGAATTTGCCCTGAGAGTTCTTCAATCCCGGAGAATTTTTTTTCATCCCGGATCCGATGAATGAAATTTACCCGGATCTTTTCTCCGTAGATGTCGCCGCTGAAATCGAGGATATGCACCTCAACGGTGTAGATGTGATCATCAAACGTCGGGCTGTAGCCGATGTTGGCAACGCCTTTGTATCTGCCGCCCAGACATTCCACGGTGACGGCATACACGCCGGTCTTGGGCGCAAGTTCGTCATGGAGGCTGATATTGGCGGTCGGGCATCCCAGCAGCTTGCCCCCCCGCTTTCGGCCATGTTCCACCGTTCCCCGGATCTGATAGTGGCGTCCGAGCATCCGGTGGGCGATGTCCATGTCCCCGGCCATGACCAGCTCCCGGATTCGCGTGCTGCTGATCCGGGAAGATTCGTCTGTTCGGGTCTGAATCCAGTCGGCCACGATCAGTTCAAATCCGAGGCGGTCCGAAGCCGCTCTCAGAAAATCGAGGTTGCCCTCCCGGTTTTTCCCGAAAGCGTAGTCACCGCCCACAACAAAGGCTTTCATGCCGATCTGACGGACCAGGATATCTTCCAGAAATGTTTTGGCGGGAATGCCTGCGAATGTGCGGTCGAACGGAACGCAGATAAGGACATCCAGCCCGGTGTCTGAAATCAGTTCTGTTTTCTGCTCATACAGGGTGATCAGGGGCGGATGGCCGTTCTGTTTCAGAACCTTGAGGGGTGGGGCTCAAACGTCATGGCAACAGATGTGCCGCCCAGTTCTCCGGCTTTTTCAATGACCTCATGGAAAAGTGCCTGGTGGCCGATGTGGACGCCATCGAAATTGCCGATGGTAATGACCGCATTCTTATAAGGTTTTGTTATTTTTTCAATGCCTTCTATAAGTTTCATTTTTGTTTTATTTTCCTTGATAAAATTGGCTTGACACAACAATTGAATCGGTATATATACCGCACAACTTTTTGGAAATCAATGGTTCTTTTACACGGAAACAGTGGCTTTTAAGTATGCCGAAGTGGCGGAACTGGTAGACGCGCCAGGTTCAGGGTCTGGTAGGAGTATTCCTGTGGAGGTTCGAGTCCTCTCTTCGGCACCATACCTGAAAGCGTGATGGCTGTTTTCATATATTTTTCAAGGCTGCATATTTTTATGTGCCGAAGTGGCGGAACTGGTAGACGCGCCAGGTTCAGGGTCTGGTAGGAGTATTCCTGTGGAGGTTCGAGTCCTCTCTTCGGCACCATTTAAAATATAACAGTGGCCTTTATGCACTCTTGAGAGTGTACATTTTATGTGCCGAAGTGGCGGAACTGGTAGACGCGCCAGGTTCAGGGTCTGGTAGGAGTATTCCTGTGGAGGTTCGAGTCCTCTCTTCGGCACCATTTTAAATGTAACAGCGCTTTTATGCACTCATGAGATTGCACATTTTATGTGCCGAAGTGGCGGAACTGGTAGACGCGCCAGGTTCAGGGTCTGGTAGGAGTATTCCTGTGGAGGTTCGAGTCCTCTCTTCGGCACCAATATGATTTTAGAAAACGGTTTCAGCCATTTGCTGAGACCGTTTTTTTTGTTTGCGGCCTTTGCCGGGAAGTTTTTTCAACGGCAGTGCCGTCATGCGTGGTGGTAGTGTGACCGTGCGTTTAAAACAAACCGCCGTCATTTCATCGTTCCAACGCTCTGCGTTGGAACGCCCGACCGGACGCTCTGCGTCCCGTCACGCGACGCGGGAGCGTCGAAATTGCCCGTTCCAACGCAGAGCGTTGGAACGATAACGTCATCCGCGCTCCCTTGAAAAAAACAGCGTTCACGGGGCCGGGGGATTGTCGATGCGAACCGCGACATTTCGCCCTTCGACCCGCTGGGGAACCGGGGCGGCGCTATCTTCAACCGTGAGCAGGATATTGGTCCAGACCGCTTCTGCGGGTGTGCCCGAAATCACGCCGGTTTCCGGGTTGAGGGAAAGGCCCTTGGGCAGCTTGCCTTTGTGGGAAAATCTGAACGGACCGATCCCGCCGATGATTTCAATTGCCCCGGAATATTCCACCCCCTTTACGCCGGTCGGCAGAGGGGCGGGGAGGACCGCCAGGGGGCGGGCCACTTCAAGGGGAAACGCCTTTCGGGCGGTGCGTCCCGCCGCATCCGACAGGGCAACCTCAACCACCGTGTCCGCCGGTTCCGTCGGCGTGCCGCTGATCTCATCTTCGGAGAAGGAAAGCCCGGGGGGCAGGCCCGAAACCGACCAGTGTTTCTCCTCCCCGCCGCCGGATGCACCGAGTTCCATTTTATAGGGAATCCCGGAAACACCATCGTGCAGATATCGCGTCGTGATGACCAGCCGGTCCGCGACCGTCATTTCAAGCGCTTTTTCAGCTTTGCGTTTGCCATCGCTCACCGCCACATTGAATTCAAAAGTGCCGCCTTTGGCCGGTGTTCCTGAAAGTGTGCCTGTTTTGGATAATTTCAGGCCGGGGGGCAGGGATTTTTTTTCCGCCGGGCTGAACCGATACACCTGATTTCCCCAGGTGGCCTCCAGATCAAGGACATACGGCGCGCCCACCGTCCCCACAGGCAGGGGGGACGGGGTGGTGATCTCCAACCCGCCGATGACATCAATACCGAATTCCCTCCGGGAGACACTGCCGTCCGCATCCTGAAGATGGGCCGTGAACAGGAATTCTCCGGCCTCATCCGGTGCCCCGGAAAGAACGCCCGTTCGGGGATCGAGGACCACGCCGGGGGGCAGGTTTTCCTCTGCAACCGAAAAAATATACGGCCAGGTGCCGCCGCTGGCGGGAATGCGGGCATTATACGCCTCGCCGGGCGCGGAAACGGGCAGGGGAGAGGCCGGAATCTCCAGCGGCCCGATGGGCGGCAGGCCGATATTCAGCGCCGCCTCTGCTCCGGCGTCTGCGGAATGGGAAAGAGACAGGGGCTGATATCCTGGTTTGGACACACGGACCGCACAGGTTCCGGCGTCAGGTGCGAAAGCGTATTCTCCGGTGGGTGAAGTCGCGGTAATCTGTTCGGCTTCTGCCGTCCCTGAGATGGTGATTTCAGCGCCGCTGACCGGTTTTCCGGTAGCGGTATCCGTCACCTGACCGAAGAGAACGGCCCGGTCTGCCGGATGGCCGATGGCGTAAAGATGGCCGTCATCCGATCCGAAATAAAGCGTCCCGTCCGGGGAAATGGCCGGGGTGGTTCGGATGGCGCCGCCGGTTTCAACCCGCCATTTCTGTTTTCCCTCCGGCGTGACCGCGTAAAAATAATGATCCCACGAGCCAACGTAAATGACGCCCAGCGCATCCGAAAGGGGCGACGCCGTGATCCAGTCACCGGTTTTCAGTCCCCACTTCCGGGTGCCGTCAGGCGCGACCGCAAACAGATACGTGTTGTCAGACCCGGCGCAGATGGTCCCGTCCGGGCCGATGGCCGGGCGCGTCACCAGATGGTTTCCCTTGCCGGTCTGCCATTTCTGCTCCCCTTTGGGGGTAATGGCCAGCAGGTGGTTGTGACCCGATCCGACGTAAAGCTCTCCGGCCCGGTTAAGGACAGGGGATGAGAGCAGGTAAAATCCCGACTGAAAAGACCATTTCAGGCGGCCGTCCGGGTAAAAGGCGTAGAGGTACCCCTCGTCACTCCCCACATAGATAATGCCGTCCGGGCCGATGGCCGGGGATGAGAGAAAGTGCCGCCCGGTGTCGTAATGCCAGCGCGGTTTTCCTGCCGGTGAAAGTGCGTAAAGCGTTCCGCCGACCGGGGTGACATAAACGGACTCATCTGATCCGATGGCCGGTGCGGTGCGGATGGGACACTCAACCGGAAACTGCCACAGCACCACGCCATCGGGTGAGAGGGCCAGAAGACCGCCTTTTTCCGAGCCGAAACAGAGGAAACCGTTTGTGCTGTAAGCCGGAGAGGCGATCCGGCTCCCTGTTTCCAGTTGCCATTTTATCGCTCCGTCCGGTGAAAGGGCGTAAAAATGGCCGTCGTCAGATCCGAAATATACGGTGCCATTTCCTCCCACCACAGGCGACGACCGGACCGCGCCGCCGGTTTTACAGCGCCATTTTACGATGGGGTGGGAATAGCCGGTGAAAAGACACGGTTGTGCCGGGAGAATGGCCTCATCCGCAGCGGCCTCATCCTCTTCTGTCGGTTCGTCCTTTTCAGCCATGCACGGAGACGGGAGGAGCAGGAGAAAGAGGAGCGCAATGAAAAGGCCGCCTCGCCAGTGACTTGTTTCTGAGAAATATTTTTTCATAATCCAGAGCATCAAAGCAGTTCGCAGTTTGTAAAAGTTGAAACGGGTGAGCCGGTTTTTCAGGCACTCCGCTGTATTATACTGTATCCATTTTGAAAATTGTGGTTTCTCTGAAACCGCGTCATTCCTGCGAAAGCGGGCATCCCGTCAGAATAAATGTGGATTCCCGCTTTCGCAGGAATGACGGGCGGAATAAAAACTCCGGTTTTCAAGGTGGACGCAGTATATCCGGCCTTCTGTTATTTTCTGACCGGGGTGTGATTCGGGACTGTCAGTCCGTTTATACCGAATGCCCTGTTTTCGGGTGGATTGTACCGTATGTCACCGTTCGGGCACTCTCGTTACGAGGCGCGCTGCCTCGCGACAGAAGGCAGCGCCCTGGGAACAGGCAGAACTGTCCGTCAGCTACTATTACCCGTGACGGAAAAAGGCCGCAAGAGATAATTGACGTTTCAGGGAAACAGGACTTTTTCCCGGTTAATT
This window encodes:
- the fmt gene encoding methionyl-tRNA formyltransferase: MDKKPFKIVFMGTPDFSVPALRALHESRHEVALVVTQPDRPKGRGRKLMPPPVKETALKLGYEVVQPETVRDAAFVETLNAIEPDLFIVIAFGHILSQPLLDLPRLGAVNIHASVLPRYRGSAPIQWAVINGEKETGVTAMFMDRGLDTGDILLVEKMAIGPDDTSGTLHDKLSVLGADLLIRTLEKFEADDIRPVPQDSEQATYAPLLTKRDGQIDWERPAGDIECLIRGVSPWPGAFTWLEGRRVKIFKARPVSTDTDAAPGTVIPAFPDELWVATGKGALSILEIQGASGKRLRISDFLRGCTVPPGTCLRAPDC
- the rpe gene encoding ribulose-phosphate 3-epimerase; translated protein: MKLIAPSILSADFSKLGEEIKAVEAAGADWIHIDVMDGHFVPNITMGPIIVEAAKKSTDLPLDVHLMIENPDLYVPDFAKAGADWIAVHAEACVHLSRSIQLIKSCGAKAGVTLNPATPLSAIEWVLEDVDYILIMSVNPGFGGQAFIENSLDKIRRLREVLAERGLSPLIQIDGGVNSKTIERISAAGVDVFVAGSAIFGSDDYQKTIADFKQKLGR
- the def gene encoding peptide deformylase, which codes for METLKIVTYPDKFLSNPTKAVDNIDGELQKLIDKMATTMYEAPGVGLAAIQVGVDKSLIIYDDSPGDEKHSLQVLINPEIVSAEGSVISENEGCLSVPEFRADVKRNAAVAVEGVDRNGKPVRIERDDFLAIVLQHEIDHLHGKLFIDRISSLKRQLYKRRVRKHMKQNG
- a CDS encoding putative Ig domain-containing protein, with amino-acid sequence MKKYFSETSHWRGGLFIALLFLLLLPSPCMAEKDEPTEEDEAAADEAILPAQPCLFTGYSHPIVKWRCKTGGAVRSSPVVGGNGTVYFGSDDGHFYALSPDGAIKWQLETGSRIASPAYSTNGFLCFGSEKGGLLALSPDGVVLWQFPVECPIRTAPAIGSDESVYVTPVGGTLYALSPAGKPRWHYDTGRHFLSSPAIGPDGIIYVGSDEGYLYAFYPDGRLKWSFQSGFYLLSSPVLNRAGELYVGSGHNHLLAITPKGEQKWQTGKGNHLVTRPAIGPDGTICAGSDNTYLFAVAPDGTRKWGLKTGDWITASPLSDALGVIYVGSWDHYFYAVTPEGKQKWRVETGGAIRTTPAISPDGTLYFGSDDGHLYAIGHPADRAVLFGQVTDTATGKPVSGAEITISGTAEAEQITATSPTGEYAFAPDAGTCAVRVSKPGYQPLSLSHSADAGAEAALNIGLPPIGPLEIPASPLPVSAPGEAYNARIPASGGTWPYIFSVAEENLPPGVVLDPRTGVLSGAPDEAGEFLFTAHLQDADGSVSRREFGIDVIGGLEITTPSPLPVGTVGAPYVLDLEATWGNQVYRFSPAEKKSLPPGLKLSKTGTLSGTPAKGGTFEFNVAVSDGKRKAEKALEMTVADRLVITTRYLHDGVSGIPYKMELGASGGGEEKHWSVSGLPPGLSFSEDEISGTPTEPADTVVEVALSDAAGRTARKAFPLEVARPLAVLPAPLPTGVKGVEYSGAIEIIGGIGPFRFSHKGKLPKGLSLNPETGVISGTPAEAVWTNILLTVEDSAAPVPQRVEGRNVAVRIDNPPAP
- the rsmB gene encoding 16S rRNA (cytosine(967)-C(5))-methyltransferase RsmB; protein product: MTHDARQAALSVLNELDQRQQTLDSILEKMPALPPRDQRLFHALTYGVLRWQGRLDHIIGHFSRTGLSKISPPVLNILRLGLFQMIYLDRVPVSAAINTAVELARKSGAAWATGFVNGLLRNADRHLGQVSFPDPDKDPVLSLATAQSFPRWLVKRWIGRLGYGETEKLCRIINTIPPLTVRTNTLKVSRETLMASLDQAVQEIQPTRFSPEGLSFSSPAGAIPELDAFQKGWFQVQDEAAQMVAHMLDPRPGQRVLDACAGLGGKTGHIAQIMENRGEILATDHVAHKLSRMADEMARLGITIVKPHVHDLHRPLNENTVGTFDRILLDAPCSGLGVLRRNPDAKWSADKKNLQKYQARQVRFLSHLAPLLAPGGLLVYAVCTTEPEENGMVVRAFTDRHPDMAVETNPAGLPDAARPLLTGKGYLKTLPHTSGMDGFFSVCFRRKI